In the genome of Hydractinia symbiolongicarpus strain clone_291-10 chromosome 5, HSymV2.1, whole genome shotgun sequence, one region contains:
- the LOC130645057 gene encoding ras-like protein family member 11B isoform X2, with product MSSTFLTTPHDGYFPSRGGSPTRGKRFFGSPISSPKNSPRNSPTPFERFDVERYDDSSEEKTSSDETELRVHRVEEEKRKPRRNSIIRFSDVKRKLSTTFHRRNSTVTSPTSSRKTMPPRRASTANMPMLQRQASVDEIAHSPKGLKRSVTIADNLPSSRSFQGHIPVQHPLLDRLRNNIMHMDPFATSSTPNIQSRSRANSTQSIKQFTVFLLGCQSVGKTALTVRFLTGRYIHEYTSSADEVYSRVVKYGDEQADVKLYNNDIENMEKKIELDQNSGIMILYSIVDTASFLKAKVLLEHLNKLKVTGQYPVMLIGTKRELSRLRKVRRQEAYDSANAFNCTHFEVSSAIDRKVKDCFHALFRQIEIRQLLHNDEGKEGLHTILNPPKLLRYGTYRHGTA from the exons ATGTCGTCGACTTTTTTAACCACGCCGCACGACGGATACTTTCCAAGTCGAGGTGGGAGTCCGACGAGaggaaaaagattttttgggaGTCCGATTAGCAGTCCGAAAAATAGTCCGAGGAACAGTCCGACGCCGTTTGAACGATTTGATGTTGAGCGGTATGACGACAGTAGCGAGGAAAAGACAAGTAGCGACGAAACTGAATTGCGAGTGCACAGGGTCGAggaggaaaaaagaaaacccaGGCGAAACAGTATCATCCGATTCAGTGATGTAAAACGGAAATTATCGACGACTTTTCATCGACGAAATTCAACAGTGACGTCTCCGACATCAAGCCGTAAAACTATGCCACCAAGACGTGCTTCCACTGCCAATATGCCAATGCTACAACGACAAGCTTCAGTTGATGAAATTGCGCATTCACCAAAAGGGTTGAAAAGATCGGTAACAATTGCCGATAATTTACCATCTAGTCGATCATTTCAAGGTCATATACCGGTACAACATCCATTATTAGATCGATTACGTAATAATATTATGCACATGGATCCATTCGCTACATCGTCCACACCAAATATACAATCACGAAGTAGAGCTAACTCTACACAATCAATAAAacagttcactgtgtttttaCTGGGTTGTCAATCAGTCGGAAAAACAG CGTTAACAGTACGGTTCCTGACTGGACGATATATACACGAATACACTTCTTCTGCAG ACGAAGTTTATAGTCGGGTTGTAAAATATGGCGACGAACAGGCTGATGTAAAATTATACAACAATGACATCGAGAACATG gagaaaaaaattgaactagATCAAAATTCTGGCATCATGATCCTGTACTCCATTGTCGATACAGCCTCGTTTTTAAAGGCAAAAGTTTTATTGGAACATTTAAACAAACTTAAAGTTACTGGTCAATACCCCGTTATGTTAATTGGGACGAAACGAGAATTATCGCGGTTGCGAAAAGTGCGAAGACAGGAAGCTTACGATTCTGCAAACGCGTTTAACTGTACGCATTTCGAAGTTTCGTCAGCTATTGACCGCAAAGTAAAAGACTGTTTCCACGCATTGTTTCGACAAATCGAGATACGGCAGTTACTTCACAACGATGAAGGAAAGGAAGGATTACACACGATTTTAAATCCACCGAAATTATTGCGGTATGGTACGTATCGACACGGAACGGCTTAA
- the LOC130645057 gene encoding ras-like protein family member 11B isoform X1, protein MREIKKWKDYSRGSTIMSSTFLTTPHDGYFPSRGGSPTRGKRFFGSPISSPKNSPRNSPTPFERFDVERYDDSSEEKTSSDETELRVHRVEEEKRKPRRNSIIRFSDVKRKLSTTFHRRNSTVTSPTSSRKTMPPRRASTANMPMLQRQASVDEIAHSPKGLKRSVTIADNLPSSRSFQGHIPVQHPLLDRLRNNIMHMDPFATSSTPNIQSRSRANSTQSIKQFTVFLLGCQSVGKTALTVRFLTGRYIHEYTSSADEVYSRVVKYGDEQADVKLYNNDIENMEKKIELDQNSGIMILYSIVDTASFLKAKVLLEHLNKLKVTGQYPVMLIGTKRELSRLRKVRRQEAYDSANAFNCTHFEVSSAIDRKVKDCFHALFRQIEIRQLLHNDEGKEGLHTILNPPKLLRYGTYRHGTA, encoded by the exons ATGagggaaattaaaaaatggaaagATTATAGCAg AGGAAGCACGATTATGTCGTCGACTTTTTTAACCACGCCGCACGACGGATACTTTCCAAGTCGAGGTGGGAGTCCGACGAGaggaaaaagattttttgggaGTCCGATTAGCAGTCCGAAAAATAGTCCGAGGAACAGTCCGACGCCGTTTGAACGATTTGATGTTGAGCGGTATGACGACAGTAGCGAGGAAAAGACAAGTAGCGACGAAACTGAATTGCGAGTGCACAGGGTCGAggaggaaaaaagaaaacccaGGCGAAACAGTATCATCCGATTCAGTGATGTAAAACGGAAATTATCGACGACTTTTCATCGACGAAATTCAACAGTGACGTCTCCGACATCAAGCCGTAAAACTATGCCACCAAGACGTGCTTCCACTGCCAATATGCCAATGCTACAACGACAAGCTTCAGTTGATGAAATTGCGCATTCACCAAAAGGGTTGAAAAGATCGGTAACAATTGCCGATAATTTACCATCTAGTCGATCATTTCAAGGTCATATACCGGTACAACATCCATTATTAGATCGATTACGTAATAATATTATGCACATGGATCCATTCGCTACATCGTCCACACCAAATATACAATCACGAAGTAGAGCTAACTCTACACAATCAATAAAacagttcactgtgtttttaCTGGGTTGTCAATCAGTCGGAAAAACAG CGTTAACAGTACGGTTCCTGACTGGACGATATATACACGAATACACTTCTTCTGCAG ACGAAGTTTATAGTCGGGTTGTAAAATATGGCGACGAACAGGCTGATGTAAAATTATACAACAATGACATCGAGAACATG gagaaaaaaattgaactagATCAAAATTCTGGCATCATGATCCTGTACTCCATTGTCGATACAGCCTCGTTTTTAAAGGCAAAAGTTTTATTGGAACATTTAAACAAACTTAAAGTTACTGGTCAATACCCCGTTATGTTAATTGGGACGAAACGAGAATTATCGCGGTTGCGAAAAGTGCGAAGACAGGAAGCTTACGATTCTGCAAACGCGTTTAACTGTACGCATTTCGAAGTTTCGTCAGCTATTGACCGCAAAGTAAAAGACTGTTTCCACGCATTGTTTCGACAAATCGAGATACGGCAGTTACTTCACAACGATGAAGGAAAGGAAGGATTACACACGATTTTAAATCCACCGAAATTATTGCGGTATGGTACGTATCGACACGGAACGGCTTAA